CTGCGGGAAATCCTTTTCCGCCACTTCATATCCCCAGAGCTTAAAACCCCCTTCAGTAAACTTCATAATGTTCCCTTTATGTACCAACGTTACGCTGGGTAACCGGTTCTGGAGGGCAAATTCGATAGCTGCGCGGACTAGACGTTGGGAACCTTCCCTGGAGACAGGTTTTACCCCGAATGAAGAAGTTTCGGGAAAACGGACTTTCTTCACCCCCATTTCTTCCGTCAGGAACCGAAGGAATTTCTTCGCTTCCTCTGTTCCTGCTTTCCACTCGATACCGGCATAAATATCTTCCGTATTTTCACGGAAAATAAACATATCTACTTTCTGAGGTTCTTTAACCGGCGATACCACTCCCCGGAACCAACGAACGGGACGGAGGCATACGAACAAATCCAATTCCTGCCGCAACGCCACATTCAAAGAACGTATCCCTTCGCCGATAGGAGTAGTAAGCGGACCTTTTATCCCGATCAAATACTCGCGGAATGCCTGTATCGTTTCGTCCGGTAGCCAACAGCCTGTTTTTTCATAAGCCTTTCCACCGGCAAGCACTTCCATCCACTCTATTCTACGAGTTCCTCCATACGCTTTCTCCACTGCGGCATTCACTACAAGCTGGGATACGGGAGTTACCTCCGCTCCCACTCCATCCCCTTCTATAAAAGGGATCGTTACCATATCCGGAACGTTTAAAATTCCGTTTTGTTTTGAAATTTTACTCATGATGGTTCAGATGTTTAAATTATTTCATGTTCAATGCAGCCCCGGCTTTAAACCACTCTATCTGCATTTCATTATAGGTATGTTCCGCTTCAAAAGAATCCTGCGTGCCGTCTTTATGATAAAGAATAACCGTGAAATGCTTTCCGGGAGCAAAACTACGCAATCCGATCACCGAGATCCGGTCGGCCTCCCTGATCTTATCATAATCCGCCTTATTGACAAATGTGAGTGCCAACATGCCCTGCTTCTTTAAATTCGTTTCATGGATCCGGGCAAACGATTTGGCCAGGATCACTTTTACCTGTAAGAAACGCGGTTCCATTGCAGCATGTTCC
The genomic region above belongs to Parabacteroides pacaensis and contains:
- the icd gene encoding NADP-dependent isocitrate dehydrogenase — protein: MSKISKQNGILNVPDMVTIPFIEGDGVGAEVTPVSQLVVNAAVEKAYGGTRRIEWMEVLAGGKAYEKTGCWLPDETIQAFREYLIGIKGPLTTPIGEGIRSLNVALRQELDLFVCLRPVRWFRGVVSPVKEPQKVDMFIFRENTEDIYAGIEWKAGTEEAKKFLRFLTEEMGVKKVRFPETSSFGVKPVSREGSQRLVRAAIEFALQNRLPSVTLVHKGNIMKFTEGGFKLWGYEVAEKDFPQQTFTMPQFDRIKKESGEVAANRAMAEAISEGKIIVKDVIADAFLQNTLLMPEEYSVIATLNLNGDYISDQLAAMVGGIGIAPGANINYLSGHAIFEATHGTAPNIAGKNVVNPSSLILSSVMMLDYIGWKEAAQSIVKAMEETFESGQATRDLARLMPGGKCLSTAEFGDVIINQLIKC